Proteins co-encoded in one Brassica rapa cultivar Chiifu-401-42 chromosome A02, CAAS_Brap_v3.01, whole genome shotgun sequence genomic window:
- the LOC103852811 gene encoding disease resistance protein TAO1 isoform X1 — MYTSSLSSNAKVDVFLSFREEIRGGFVSGFLSHLRHALARQSITCFIDNQEEERTEKRKQLSAKKVLHAIPESKVAVVVLSKNYASSSWSLNELAEIMETNLMMVPVYYEVDISDVRYQKGSFGEDLRRHGQSESSQTMKRWKACLTKLTDTKPEFSPQTSKDEAKLVRDITRHVSGLLSTSRLPKNLLPGKTCEDKPNTRMTSWSRRVSDSNKIMATISGKSYSPIAMDRQTDSIYEILKLECTSEVYVIAVTGVAGIGKTTIARHLFNKLSSRFEESCFFEASRNILDDSSQAQRVITSSATKNINQNLSTACYQNHYSLEISRNFLDQGHDLSALFGSHEKLLSPKSRKRKARQTLGDEDNKRRRICKKRVLIIVDNIGIEDLEMVMKGVNRFCPGSRVIVTTEDKSLLLARGVEHVYEMDCLKYDEGLELFSECAFQKQYPPANFEQLSARAVEVTGCLPLALKLLGSSLRDRTEEEWECEILRLEARQDADLPKETPIGSAPGLSKFKAQGIGSAPGPKELWEYKCIGSKLEQQKER, encoded by the exons ATGTATACATCTTCGTTATCATCCAACGCAAAAGTGGATGTGTTCCTAAGTTTCAGAGAAGAAATTCGTGGGGGATTTGTAAGCGGATTTCTAAGCCATCTGAGGCATGCGCTTGCTCGACAAAGCATAACATGTTTTATAGACAACCAAGAGGAGGAGAGGACAGAGAAAAGGAAGCAACTTTCAGCCAAGAAGGTCCTCCATGCTATCCCGGAGTCTAAAGTAGCAGTGGTTGTGTTATCTAAGAACTATGCCTCCTCTTCCTGGTCTTTAAACGAGCTGGCGGAGATTATGGAGACAAACTTGATGATGGTTCCGGTCTACTACGAGGTGGATATATCTGATGTCCGGTATCAGAAAGGCAGTTTCGGGGAGGATTTACGGAGACATGGCCAATCCGAGAGTTCCCAGACCATGAAAAGATGGAAAGCGTGTTTGACAAAATTAACCGACACCAAACCGGAATTTTCTCCTCAAACTTC GAAGGATGAAGCGAAGCTGGTTCGCGATATTACACGTCACGTTTCTGGTTTGTTGTCTACATCTCGTTTACCTAAAAATTTGCTCCCAGGAAAGACATGTGAAGACAAACCTAATACTAGGATGACTTCTTGGAGTCGACGAGTCTCTGATTCCAACAAGATTATGGCTACCATATCTGGGAAATCCTACAGCCCCATCGCAATGGATCGTCAAACAGACTCAATATATGAAATATTGAAGTTAGAATGTACTAGCGAAGTTTATGTGATTGCTGTTACAGGTGTGGCAGGAATTGGCAAAACGACTATTGCAAGGCATCTTTTCAATAAACTATCCTCCCGTTTCGAAGAATCGTGTTTCTTCGAAGCCTCAAGAAACATTCTTGATGACAGTTCACAAGCTCAACGAGTTATCACATCAAGTGCAACAAAGAATATCAACCAGAACTTATCCACAGCTTGTTATCAGAATCATTATTCTCTTGAAATCTCGAGGAACTTCCTTGATCAAGGCCACGACCTTTCTGCCTTGTTTGGCTCACACGAAAAGCTTCTTTCCCCAAAAAGTCGTAAGAGAAAAGCAAGACAGACACTCGGCGATGAAGATAACAAAAGGAGAAGGATTTGCAAGAAGCGAGTTCTTATAATAGTTGATAACATAGGGATCGAGGACTTAGAGATGGTCATGAAGGGTGTGAATCGTTTCTGCCCAG GAAGTAGAGTTATAGTAACCACAGAAGACAAGAGTTTGCTCTTAGCACGTGGAGTTGAACATGTCTACGAAATGGACTGTCTAAAATACGACGAAGGTCTTGAGCTCTTCAGTGAATGCGCGTTCCAGAAGCAGTATCCTCCAGCAAATTTCGAGCAGCTCTCGGCCCGTGCAGTCGAAGTTACCGGCTGTCTTCCTTTGGCCCTTAAATTACTTGGCTCTTCTCTACGTGACAGAACCGAAGAGGAATGGGAATGTGAAATCCTGAGGTTGGAGGCAAGACAAGATGCAGACTTACCTAAGGAAACTCCGATAGGATCCGCCCCCGGACTATCAAAGTTTAAAGCACAAGGCATAGGATCCGCCCCCGGACCCAAAGAGTTATGGGAATATAAGTGCATAGGCTCGAAACTAGAACaacagaaagaaagataa
- the LOC103852811 gene encoding disease resistance protein TAO1 isoform X2 — translation MYTSSLSSNAKVDVFLSFREEIRGGFVSGFLSHLRHALARQSITCFIDNQEEERTEKRKQLSAKKVLHAIPESKVAVVVLSKNYASSSWSLNELAEIMETNLMMVPVYYEVDISDVRYQKGSFGEDLRRHGQSESSQTMKRWKACLTKLTDTKPEFSPQTSKDEAKLVRDITRHVSGLLSTSRLPKNLLPGKTCEDKPNTRMTSWSRRVSDSNKIMATISGKSYSPIAMDRQTDSIYEILKLECTSEVYVIAVTGVAGIGKTTIARHLFNKLSSRFEESCFFEASRNILDDSSQAQRVITSSATKNINQNLSTACYQNHYSLEISRNFLDQGHDLSALFGSHEKLLSPKSRKRKARQTLGDEDNKRRRICKKRVLIIVDNIGIEDLEMVMKGVNRFCPGSRVIVTTEDKSLLLARGVEHVYEMDCLKYDEGLELFSECAFQKQYPPANFEQLSARAVEVTGCLPLGLKLLGSFLRDRTEEEWECELRRLEARQDEATVELSKLKAQAMKAYHMAEQKKIANVNAEARNNKNRSH, via the exons ATGTATACATCTTCGTTATCATCCAACGCAAAAGTGGATGTGTTCCTAAGTTTCAGAGAAGAAATTCGTGGGGGATTTGTAAGCGGATTTCTAAGCCATCTGAGGCATGCGCTTGCTCGACAAAGCATAACATGTTTTATAGACAACCAAGAGGAGGAGAGGACAGAGAAAAGGAAGCAACTTTCAGCCAAGAAGGTCCTCCATGCTATCCCGGAGTCTAAAGTAGCAGTGGTTGTGTTATCTAAGAACTATGCCTCCTCTTCCTGGTCTTTAAACGAGCTGGCGGAGATTATGGAGACAAACTTGATGATGGTTCCGGTCTACTACGAGGTGGATATATCTGATGTCCGGTATCAGAAAGGCAGTTTCGGGGAGGATTTACGGAGACATGGCCAATCCGAGAGTTCCCAGACCATGAAAAGATGGAAAGCGTGTTTGACAAAATTAACCGACACCAAACCGGAATTTTCTCCTCAAACTTC GAAGGATGAAGCGAAGCTGGTTCGCGATATTACACGTCACGTTTCTGGTTTGTTGTCTACATCTCGTTTACCTAAAAATTTGCTCCCAGGAAAGACATGTGAAGACAAACCTAATACTAGGATGACTTCTTGGAGTCGACGAGTCTCTGATTCCAACAAGATTATGGCTACCATATCTGGGAAATCCTACAGCCCCATCGCAATGGATCGTCAAACAGACTCAATATATGAAATATTGAAGTTAGAATGTACTAGCGAAGTTTATGTGATTGCTGTTACAGGTGTGGCAGGAATTGGCAAAACGACTATTGCAAGGCATCTTTTCAATAAACTATCCTCCCGTTTCGAAGAATCGTGTTTCTTCGAAGCCTCAAGAAACATTCTTGATGACAGTTCACAAGCTCAACGAGTTATCACATCAAGTGCAACAAAGAATATCAACCAGAACTTATCCACAGCTTGTTATCAGAATCATTATTCTCTTGAAATCTCGAGGAACTTCCTTGATCAAGGCCACGACCTTTCTGCCTTGTTTGGCTCACACGAAAAGCTTCTTTCCCCAAAAAGTCGTAAGAGAAAAGCAAGACAGACACTCGGCGATGAAGATAACAAAAGGAGAAGGATTTGCAAGAAGCGAGTTCTTATAATAGTTGATAACATAGGGATCGAGGACTTAGAGATGGTCATGAAGGGTGTGAATCGTTTCTGCCCAGGAAGTAGAGTTATAGTAACCACAGAAGACAAGAGTTTGCTCTTAGCACGTGGAGTTGAACATGTCTACGAAATGGACTGTCTAAAATACGACGAAGGTCTTGAGCTCTTCAGTGAATGCGCGTTCCAGAAGCAGTATCCTCCAGCAAATTTCGAGCAGCTCTCGGCCCGTGCAGTCGAAGTTACCGGCTGTCTTCCTTTGGGTCTTAAATTACTTGGTTCTTTCCTACGTGACAGAACCGAAGAGGAATGGGAATGTGAATTAAGGAGGTTGGAGGCAAGACAAGATGAAGCCACTGTTGAACTATCAAAGCTTAAAGCACAAGCCATGAAGGCATACCACATGGCAGAACAAAAGAAGATTGCGAATGTGAATGCTGAGGCTCGAAACAACAAAAACAGAAGCCACTGA